In Struthio camelus isolate bStrCam1 chromosome 4, bStrCam1.hap1, whole genome shotgun sequence, a genomic segment contains:
- the LOC138067102 gene encoding C-X-C motif chemokine 13-like — protein MKLLPAALALALLLSRLAPAGGLSLESLLTNKRCKCIKSTSRVVGLGMILAIDISSPGIYCRRKEIILSLKRNKKVCVAPEAPWIQLLIHRLTQRNASKKEAPPAP, from the exons ATGAAGCTGCTGCCGGCCGCGCTGGCCCTCGCCCTGCTCCTCAGCCGCTTGGCGCCGGCGGGCG GGCTGTCGCTGGAGAGCCTGCTCACCAACAAGCGCTGCAAGTGCATCAAGTCCACCTCCCGCGTGGTCGGCCTCGGCATGATCCTGGCCATCGACATCAGCTCCCCGGGCATTTactgcaggaggaaggagatcAT cCTCTCCTTGAAGAGGAACAAGAAAGTGTGCGTGGCCCCCGAGGCGCCCTGGATCCAGCTGCTCATCCACAGGCTGACGCAGAG GAACGCCAGCAAAAAAGAAGCGCCGCCGGCCCCGTAG
- the LOC138067103 gene encoding alveolar macrophage chemotactic factor-like — protein sequence MACRAAVLLWLLLGAHRLADAALLETNGNLSCRCAKTTATFIPPRMYESVEVRPVGSSCRRPEVVIILKNRKRVCVEPSTPWVKKLLRDLPSLRKKEAPR from the exons atGGCGTGCCGGGCGGCcgtgctgctctggctgctgctgggcgccCACCGCCTCGCCGACGCAG ccctgctggaaaCCAATGGCAACCTGAGCTGCCGCTGCGCCAAGACCACGGCGACCTTCATCCCGCCGCGGATGTACGAGAGCGTCGAGGTCAGGCCGGTGGGGAGCAGCTGCCGGCGCCCGGAGGTCGt aattatattaaaaaaccGCAAGAGGGTGTGCGTGGAGCCCAGCACCCCCTGGGTGAAGAAACTCCTGCGGGACCTTCCCAGCCT gaggaagaaagaggctcCCCGCTAA
- the LOC104152084 gene encoding interleukin-8 isoform X1, whose translation MGAGRPTLACLLLLLLLASRSARAAILEMNGNLSCRCVKTTSDYISPKRYESIEIRPVGSTCRRTEIIIKLKTFSKVCVNPEALWVKKLLKRIASTKKK comes from the exons ATGGGAGCGGGTCGCCCCACGCTcgcctgcctcctgctgctgctgctgctggcgtcGCGCTCGGCCCGCGCAG ccatcCTGGAAATGAACGGAAACCTGAGCTGCAGGTGCGTAAAGACAACTTCAGACTACATCAGCCCAAAGCGGTACGAAAGCATTGAGATCAGGCCGGTGGGGAGCACCTGCAGACGCACAGAAATCAT aattaaattaaaaacctTCTCAAAGGTGTGTGTGAATCCCGAGGCCCTTTGGGTAAAGAAGCTACTGAAACGTATTGCTAGCAC gaagaaaaaatga
- the LOC104152084 gene encoding interleukin-8 isoform X2 — MENTAILEMNGNLSCRCVKTTSDYISPKRYESIEIRPVGSTCRRTEIIIKLKTFSKVCVNPEALWVKKLLKRIASTKKK, encoded by the exons ccatcCTGGAAATGAACGGAAACCTGAGCTGCAGGTGCGTAAAGACAACTTCAGACTACATCAGCCCAAAGCGGTACGAAAGCATTGAGATCAGGCCGGTGGGGAGCACCTGCAGACGCACAGAAATCAT aattaaattaaaaacctTCTCAAAGGTGTGTGTGAATCCCGAGGCCCTTTGGGTAAAGAAGCTACTGAAACGTATTGCTAGCAC gaagaaaaaatga